The stretch of DNA CGGTCGCACCGCGTCGGTCAGCGTGACCTGCACCCACGAGCCCTCGTGGCAGGACAGTGCCGGGTCGCCGAGCAGCGTCTCCAGGTCACCGCGCAGCGTCGCCAGCGGCCGGGGGACCGGAGCGTCGAGGAACTCTGCGCGCGTCACGCCCTCGGGACCGAGGTCGACCAGCCAGGAGCCCTTGCGCTGGCTCGCCTCGGAGAAGGAGTAGGCGAGCGGCGAGCCGCTGTAGCGGATCGTCTCGGCGAGCGTGTGTCGGCCGTGCAGGTGTCCGAGGGCCGCATAGGAGACCCCGTCGAAGACCGACGTCGGGACGATCGAGACCCCGCCGACCGAGATGTCGCGCTCGGAGTCGCTCGACCGGACCTCGTCCTCGGCACGACCGGCCACGAAGGCGTGCGCCAGCACCACCGAGCGCGCGCCGCGGCGTCGGGCCAGGTCGTCGCGGACCCGCCTCATCGCCTCGCCGAGCGCAGCGGCATGCGAGCGCGCCGGGAGCTGCCAGGGCTCGCGGACGGTGTCGGGATCGAGGTAGGGGATGCCGTAGACGGCCACCGGCCCGTGCTCGTCCTCGAGCAGGATCGGCGTGGCCGCCCGGGAGGCGTCGGTGCGGATGAAGACGCCGGCGGCGTCGATCAGCTCCGAGCCGAAGCCCAGCCGGTGGGCCGAGTCGTGGTTGCCGCTGGTCAGGACCACCCTGGCGCGCGACGCGGCGAGCCGCGCCAGCGCCTCCGAGGCCAGCCGGACCGCATCGACCTGCGGTAGCGCCCGGTCGTAGATGTCGCCGGCGACGACGACCAGATCCACCCGCTCACGCTCCACCACCTCCAGGAGGTGGTCGACGAAGACGCCCTGGTGGGTGAGCATGCCCTCCCGGTGGAAGGACCTCCCCAGGTGCCAGTCGGAGGTGTGCAGCATCCGCATGGCAAAGAACCTAGAAGGTGCCACCGACAGTCTTGGTGACCCACGCCGGACGCAGCCGCCATGGGAGCCGGATCACTCAGCTCGGGATGAGCTTGAACAGGAACCTCTTGCGCACCATCGCCCACACGATGAGGATCGCGACGGTGTGCACCAGCGTGCCCTGCCACCAGCTCATCCGGTCCAGATGCGGGATGTTGGCGACGGCGAGCACGAGGAAGACGTGCACCGTGAAGACGTAGAGGCTGGCCTGGCCGAGCGGGATCCACAACCACCCGATGACGGCGTTGACCGGCTTCCACACCGTGGTGAGGAAGGCGAACGCCACCACCGTCATCAAGACCAGGTCCACCAGCCGCCCCGGCTGCAGGAAGACCCGGGTGTAGAGGTGGTTGTAGGCCCAGCCGTAGAAGGCGTCCGGGTACGGCGACCACACGATCGCCCGGTGCCCCAGCCAGAGCCAGCCGAGCGCCGCGGCGTACCCGACGACGAACACGCCGCAGCACAGCTTGCCGACGGTGGTGGTCAGCGCCCGGGTGATCCCGTTGCGGTAGTAGCCCAGGACGAGGCCGTGGGTGAAGGCGATCTGCCAGGTGAACAGCGGGAAGACGTCCTCGAACTGCGAGGGCAACCAGTGCACGTCGGCGTTCGCCGCCCAGATGAAAAGCGCCCACGAGATCGCCAGCACCACCCACCACAGGCGCCGCAGGATCAGCCACATCACGGCCGGCAGCGCCAGGCTCAGGACGACGAACAGGCCCATGATGTTGAACACCCACGGCCCGATCTCCAGGAGCAGGAGCTCCTTGACCGCGTACCACGGCGGCGGGTAGTCGAACAGCCGTGCGGCGTTGGGATACAGGTCGTAGACCAGGCCCTGCGCGTTCTGCCCGTTCTGGCCGGTGCCGCGGTCGGTGAAGGTGGTGATCACGCTTGCGTCGATGCCCGGGATCTTGCCCAGCACGTAGACCAGCAGGACCACGACGAGTGCGACCAGGTAGAGCTTGCGCGCCCGTCGCAGCGCCCCGACGGCTGCGGCCCACTCCCCGAAGCGTCGCACGCCGACGGGGTAGACCATGCCGAGCACGACGCCGGAGAGCAGCACGAACATCTCCGCGCCGGTGATCGCGCCGATGGCGTTGAGCGTGATGTAGGAGTAGAGCCCGTTGACCTCGATGTGGGTGATCACCACGGCGAGGATGATCCAGCCACGGAACAGGTCCAGGCGGCGGTCGCGCGGGTCGTGCTCGTTCGGGTAGCGCCAGGAGGGCACGAAGCGCCCGACCAGGCCCGCGACCAGGAACGCCACACCCAGGATCACCGCGCACAGGCAGATCCAGCCCATCTCGGCGCTGACGTGATCCTTGGCCGGCAGGTTGCCCTGCACGGTCGCGGCGTTCGACGTCTGCAGGTCGAGCTTGCGGGTCACCGGACCCAGGCGCGTGGGCGATGCGGCGAGGTCGGTGTGCAGGGCGCCGGCGAGGGCGGGCGTCCGGGTGGCGCCCCACTCGACCAGGTGATCCTCGGCCTCGGCCTCCTTGCGGGTCAGCTCGAGCCAGCTGATCGCGCCGATCATCGGGTGCGAGGACTCACTGGCGAGTACCTGCCTCCACCAGCTCTGCTTGATCTGCTGCTCGGCCGCACCACCGGCGCCAGGCTCGTAGCCGGCGCCGGTCTCGACCAGCATCGGCTTGTCCCGGCCGACGGCGAAGCGCTGGTAGAACGGCGTGCGCCCACCGGCGGTGCCATAGCCCCAGGTCTCGTCCAGACGGGCCTGGAACGACCCTGTCGGCGGGACCCGGTTGGGGGCGAAGTACTGCTCGGTCGGATCGGCGTTGCGGCTCTCCCCGAAGTGGTAGAGCGAGAGCCCGACCCAGTCCACCGCCCCGTTGCCGGGGTAGTAGGGCCCGTAGGGATCGTCGGCCTCGGTCACCTTGCCGTCGCCGTCGGTGTCGAGGCCCTTGAGATCGCCGTGGGTGAGGTCGAGCGACCCGAAGGACTTGCCGAACGGATAGCCGGCGCCGTACGCCGGAGCCCAGACCATCGCCGCCTGGTCGGTGGCGCTGTGCACCGCCGCAGCGACCCGGCGGAACGCCGCCTTGTAGGCGTTGGGCTGCTGACCCCAGATCACCCACGAGCCGTTCATCTCGGGTGCGAAGCGCACCAGGAAGAAGGTGTCGAGCTGCTCGTGCAGCGTCGCCAGCTCGCCGGCGAACCGGCGGGCGTCGGCCACGGTGAGCTTGTCCAGCGCAACCTGGGGCTCGACGGAGACCACTGCGACCGAGCCCTGCTGGGCGGCCTGCTGGGCGAACTCGCGCAGGTACGTCGCGTCGTCGTCGGTGAGCGGGTAGTGCACCCGCTGGGTGTAGAGCGACGGGGAGGTGCCGAGGTCGTCGGCGTACTTCCGCGCTGTCTCCTTGGTCCAGTCCAGGCTCGGCCCGAACCAGGGGTGACCGGGGGTCGGCACCGGGACGACATCGGTGCGCGCGAGCGCCGGTGCGGCCGGCCCGGCGAGGATCAACAGCGGAAGAAGCACCATCGCGGCCAGCACGGTCGCCAGCAGGTGGGACCCGCGGCGTCCGATCGGAGCGCGGCCTTGCCGACGGCTCATGCCGCGGCGAGCCGGACCAGGAGCCGCCAGCGGTTGCGCCCGCCCTCGTGCTCGTAGGAGAGGTCGTCGAGCGCGGCGATCGCCATCGCCAGGCCGCGCCCGGACTCGGAGTCGGCGTCGGGGAGGGTCACCACACTCAGGTCGAGCTCGGCCGGCTGGCCGTTGTCGGTGAAGGTGGCCTCGACCTGCGCTCCTGTCACAGCGAGCACCAGGTCGAGCCGCCGCCCGTCACCGTCGGGGTCCTCGGGGTCGTTGCGGAAGGCGTGCTCGACGACGTTGGCGAAGATCTCGATCACTGCCGTCTCGAAGCGGAGCCGCTCCAGCTCGCCGACCTCGGGGTGGGCACTCCACAGCTGCTCGATCGCCGGGTGGACCAGGTCGAGCGACTGCGGCCGGGCCGGCACCGAGAGCCGGAAGTGGTCCGGGGTGGCCTCAGACATCGAACGCGCCTTCCACGCTGTCCCGCGGGCGCAGGACCTTGTCCATGTTGGTCAGCTGGAAGACGAGCCGGACGGCCTCGGTGGGACGCGCCACCCGCAGGTCGCCACCGGCCTGCCGGGCGGTCTTCAGGCCTGCGATCAGCGCGCCGAGCCCCGAGGAGTCCAAGAAGGTGGTCTCGCCCATGTCGACGACGATCCGGGTGGAGCCGGCCGCCACGAGCTC from Nocardioides sp. BP30 encodes:
- a CDS encoding exonuclease SbcCD subunit D — translated: MRMLHTSDWHLGRSFHREGMLTHQGVFVDHLLEVVERERVDLVVVAGDIYDRALPQVDAVRLASEALARLAASRARVVLTSGNHDSAHRLGFGSELIDAAGVFIRTDASRAATPILLEDEHGPVAVYGIPYLDPDTVREPWQLPARSHAAALGEAMRRVRDDLARRRGARSVVLAHAFVAGRAEDEVRSSDSERDISVGGVSIVPTSVFDGVSYAALGHLHGRHTLAETIRYSGSPLAYSFSEASQRKGSWLVDLGPEGVTRAEFLDAPVPRPLATLRGDLETLLGDPALSCHEGSWVQVTLTDAVRPHQAMDRLRRRFPHTLLLGFESTVPVLGALPQAHGPSRRDRDLVADFVAELRGAPASPDELALLGRAVDACCEDTDVDMLVGAGAPVDEEWSEVLF
- the opgC gene encoding OpgC domain-containing protein, translating into MSRRQGRAPIGRRGSHLLATVLAAMVLLPLLILAGPAAPALARTDVVPVPTPGHPWFGPSLDWTKETARKYADDLGTSPSLYTQRVHYPLTDDDATYLREFAQQAAQQGSVAVVSVEPQVALDKLTVADARRFAGELATLHEQLDTFFLVRFAPEMNGSWVIWGQQPNAYKAAFRRVAAAVHSATDQAAMVWAPAYGAGYPFGKSFGSLDLTHGDLKGLDTDGDGKVTEADDPYGPYYPGNGAVDWVGLSLYHFGESRNADPTEQYFAPNRVPPTGSFQARLDETWGYGTAGGRTPFYQRFAVGRDKPMLVETGAGYEPGAGGAAEQQIKQSWWRQVLASESSHPMIGAISWLELTRKEAEAEDHLVEWGATRTPALAGALHTDLAASPTRLGPVTRKLDLQTSNAATVQGNLPAKDHVSAEMGWICLCAVILGVAFLVAGLVGRFVPSWRYPNEHDPRDRRLDLFRGWIILAVVITHIEVNGLYSYITLNAIGAITGAEMFVLLSGVVLGMVYPVGVRRFGEWAAAVGALRRARKLYLVALVVVLLVYVLGKIPGIDASVITTFTDRGTGQNGQNAQGLVYDLYPNAARLFDYPPPWYAVKELLLLEIGPWVFNIMGLFVVLSLALPAVMWLILRRLWWVVLAISWALFIWAANADVHWLPSQFEDVFPLFTWQIAFTHGLVLGYYRNGITRALTTTVGKLCCGVFVVGYAAALGWLWLGHRAIVWSPYPDAFYGWAYNHLYTRVFLQPGRLVDLVLMTVVAFAFLTTVWKPVNAVIGWLWIPLGQASLYVFTVHVFLVLAVANIPHLDRMSWWQGTLVHTVAILIVWAMVRKRFLFKLIPS
- a CDS encoding ATP-binding protein — its product is MSEATPDHFRLSVPARPQSLDLVHPAIEQLWSAHPEVGELERLRFETAVIEIFANVVEHAFRNDPEDPDGDGRRLDLVLAVTGAQVEATFTDNGQPAELDLSVVTLPDADSESGRGLAMAIAALDDLSYEHEGGRNRWRLLVRLAAA
- a CDS encoding STAS domain-containing protein is translated as MIEFEVTHPEDGVGVVVPRGRLNMVSARRLKELLSELVAAGSTRIVVDMGETTFLDSSGLGALIAGLKTARQAGGDLRVARPTEAVRLVFQLTNMDKVLRPRDSVEGAFDV